In Helicobacter colisuis, the DNA window CGTTTAGGGCTTCCACCTGTAGCAACAATAACCGCTTTTGCTTGTTCTTCGCTACCATCACTAAAAATAATGCTAAAATGATCTCCCACTTTTTTAACACGCAAAACTTCCTTCATTTCGTGTTTCAAGCCAAAACGAAAGCATTGCTCCTGCCACGGCATCATAAAATCAAATCCACTTTTAACTTCAGAAACACCGGGATAATTTTCCATTTCACTGCTTGAAGTAATCTGTCCTCCAGGCATTCCCTTTTCAAACATAACAACATTTTTTAATCCACCTCTAGTGGCATACAATCCAGCGCTAAGTCCTGCAGGTCCTCCACCAATAATTGCTAAATCTAACATAATTATTCTCCTTGAGTTTGTTTAAAATTTAATATTTTATAGATTCCACTGCTTTTTAAATGTCTATAAAGTATTAAGTTTTCTTTATCTTGCTTTATAATAAAGCACCTAGGAATCGCCTTGAGTTCAAATTTATGCACAAGGCTCAACATTACTTCGCTTGAAACCTTTAAATTAATCACATTACTAGCATAGCTCTCGCCTTGTTGATACAAATCCACAGCCAACATAGTAAGCTTTGTTTTTTTACTCTCTAACTCCAAGGCTTCTTGCCATTTTGGAACATAAGAGCTAAAAAAGCATATTCTATACTCCTTATCTTTTGGTTCAAACAAAAACATTTTTTGATTGTTTGTTGCATAAAAAGAATCGTTTTTAAAATCAACCTCAGCAACCGCACTAAAAGAATAATAATAGTATAAAAATGCACCAACTACAAAAACTACAATAAATGCAATGGGGAATCCAGAGCAACACTTTTTCATTATCCCTTAGATTCTCCCAAAATTTAATTTAGAGCAAACTATCAAGCTTGTCTTTGAAACCAGCTTCAGTAGCAGCTCCAATCATTTCATCAACTTTTTCACCATTTTTATAGAAAAAGATTGTAGGAATAGAACGAATTCCAAATTTTGCTGCTAATTCTTGTTGCTCATCTGTATTAACTTTGCATATTTTTGCTTTTCCTTGATATTCTGCTGCAAGTTTATCAATTACTGGGGCAATCATTCTGCAAGGACCACACCAAGGTGCCCAAAAATCCACCATTACTACACCATCTTTGATTGTCTCATCAAAATTTTGCTCTGTTAATTCAATATAACCAGCCATATTTTTCTCCTTAAATAATAATTTTTATCCTTGGCATTATACGATAAATACCTTAAAAAAAATAAAATCTTATATAAGAATCTTTAAAATTTATTTTACTAATGTAACTTTTTTATTGCATAAGCTCAATAAGCCGTCTTGTGCTTTCTTGATAATCCCAAACCTCATCATAACTCTGTCGCAAATAATCCTCCATATCCGCTTTTTTAGCAATAGCTTCATCCATTTCCTTATCGCTCCCTGCCTGATAAGCGCCAATTCTAATTAAAACTTCATTTTCTTTTAGAATTGAATATAATCTGCGAAATTTTCTTGCGGCTAAAATATGCTCTTTTTGTGCAATATCATTCATAAGCCTTGAAGCAGAATTTAAAATATTAATAGGTGGGTAAATCCCAAAATCAGTCAAGCTTCTATCTAATACAATATGTCCATCTAAAATACTTCGGCTTTGATCTGCAATAGGATCACTCATATCATCACCTTCAACCAAAACGGTAAAATATGCAGTAATAGAACCCTTGCCTTCTTCTTTTCCAGCGCGCTCCATTAATTGTGGCAAAAGCGTTAAAACAGAAGGGGGATAGCCTTTGGTTGTAGGTGGTTCGCCTAATGCTAGTCCAATTTCTCTTTGCGCCATTGCAAAACGCGTTACAGAATCCATCATAAAAAGCACATCTTCGCCTTTGGCTTTGAAGTATTCTGCCACACTCATTGCAGCAAATGCACCATATTTTCGCATAAGCGGTGAATCATCGCTTGTTGCAACAATCAAAACAGTATTAGTCAAATCTCCACCAAGATTTTTCTCCACAAACTCTGGCACTTCCCTGCCTCTCTCGCCAATTAGGGCAATGACTTTTATTTTTGCCTGTGCGCCTCTCACAATCATTCCCATTAGCGTAGATTTTCCCACTCCACTTCCTGCAAAGATTCCTAGCTTTTGTCCCTTACCACAAGTTAAAAGTCCATCAATGCTTTTCACACCAACACTAAAAATCTCATCAATCATTCCACGCTTCATTGCAGCTATAGGCTGTCTAATAATAGGCATTAACCCTTCAACTCTAAGCTCTCCCTTGCCATCAATAGGCTCTCCTAGCGGATTAATTACTCTACCCAAAAGCTCCAAACCCACAGGAATCTGCAAACCTTTTGTATTTAAATAAACTTTATCACCAACCTTTATTCCCTCCACAAAAGAAAAGGGCGTGATTTTAAAACTACCACTCTCTAAAGTTGTAACCATTCCTATGGTATTTGAGTTTTCACTGACAACGCGAACAATATCGCCAAGACTAGGAGAAAGTCCATTAGCCGATAAAAATCCCTGTTCTACTTTGGTAATTAACCCAAAAGTTGGGGAAAGATTCAAGCTATTAAGGCGCTCTCTAAGATTTGCTAAAGACATAAAACTCTCTGTATTGCAAAATAATAAACTTTGGATTTTAGTATAATTTTA includes these proteins:
- the trxA gene encoding thioredoxin; this encodes MAGYIELTEQNFDETIKDGVVMVDFWAPWCGPCRMIAPVIDKLAAEYQGKAKICKVNTDEQQELAAKFGIRSIPTIFFYKNGEKVDEMIGAATEAGFKDKLDSLL
- the fliI gene encoding flagellar protein export ATPase FliI — its product is MSLANLRERLNSLNLSPTFGLITKVEQGFLSANGLSPSLGDIVRVVSENSNTIGMVTTLESGSFKITPFSFVEGIKVGDKVYLNTKGLQIPVGLELLGRVINPLGEPIDGKGELRVEGLMPIIRQPIAAMKRGMIDEIFSVGVKSIDGLLTCGKGQKLGIFAGSGVGKSTLMGMIVRGAQAKIKVIALIGERGREVPEFVEKNLGGDLTNTVLIVATSDDSPLMRKYGAFAAMSVAEYFKAKGEDVLFMMDSVTRFAMAQREIGLALGEPPTTKGYPPSVLTLLPQLMERAGKEEGKGSITAYFTVLVEGDDMSDPIADQSRSILDGHIVLDRSLTDFGIYPPINILNSASRLMNDIAQKEHILAARKFRRLYSILKENEVLIRIGAYQAGSDKEMDEAIAKKADMEDYLRQSYDEVWDYQESTRRLIELMQ